Proteins encoded together in one Quercus lobata isolate SW786 chromosome 3, ValleyOak3.0 Primary Assembly, whole genome shotgun sequence window:
- the LOC115980366 gene encoding TMV resistance protein N-like, with protein sequence MSMKSESPVIEEIVRKIFGQLNSIYSNVHEDCVGLDSRVTEIKNSYLGIGLEDVRFIGIWGMGGMGKTTLARVLHQRIHYHFDASTFIGNVREESCKNDLTSLQKQLLDDILIESNIRIQDIWSGMNMIKDRLRKKKVLIILDDVDQPEQLEALAGKRDWFGLGSRIIITTRDQRLLVTHDMTEAEIYEVNKLDNVEALKLFSREVFKKDYPPEDFKELSTNAIHYAGGLPLALKVLGIR encoded by the exons ATGTCGATGAA GAGTGAGTCACCAGTTATTGAAGAGATTGTCAGGAAGATATTTGGTCAGTTGAATTCTATATACTCAAATGTTCACGAGGATTGTGTTGGACTGGACTCTCGTGTGacagaaataaaaaattcatatttaggCATTGGGTTGGAAGATGTACGTTTTATAGGAATTTGGGGAATGGGTGGAATGGGTAAAACAACCCTAGCACGAGTCCTTCATCAAAGGATTCATTATCATTTTGATGCCAGTACCTTTATTGGCAATGTTAGAGAAGAAAGTTGTAAAAATGATCTAACTTCTCTACAAAAACAACTTCTTGATGATATCTTGATTGAAAGCAATATCCGAATACAGGACATTTGGTCGGGAATGAATATGATAAAGGATAGATTACGTAAGAAAAAAGTTCTTATcattcttgatgatgtggatcAACCTGAACAATTAGAAGCATTAGCAGGAAAGAGAGACTGGTTTGGTCTAGGGAGTAGAATCATTATAACAACCAGAGATCAACGTCTATTGGTCACACATGATATGACTGAAGCTGAAATATATGAGGTTAATAAACTGGATAATGTTGAAGCTCTAAAACTCTTTAGTAGGGAAGTCTTCAAGAAGGACTACCCTCCAGAAGATTTCAAGGAGCTATCGACAAATGCTATTCATTATGCTGGTGGACTTCCTTTAGCTCTCAAAGTTTTGGGT ATAAGATGA